Proteins co-encoded in one Xiphophorus couchianus chromosome 3, X_couchianus-1.0, whole genome shotgun sequence genomic window:
- the sult2st3 gene encoding sulfotransferase family 2, cytosolic sulfotransferase 3: MPSSEELYLEYQGLLLPRETHSAESLKFAQEFALKDDDVLAVTYPKSGTIWMQEILPLVLSGGDLTPVQTVVNWDRVPWLEEKRLAQVVDKLVSPRALVTHFQYSFMPPSFRTSKAKVVYVLRNPKDVLVSSYYFHQMAAFLEDPGTFDEFMEIFLDGRVVFGKWTDHVKSWKNAELGDRILFITYEEMVQDLPASIRRISDFLRRNLSEDVIHKIAENCSFQSMKANAMSNFSLCPKEYMDSDKSPFLRKGIAGDWKNHFNSEQLARFKSVITKELEGENFSLPWSLD, encoded by the exons ATGCCTTCTTCCGAGGAGCTTTACCTGGAGTACCAGGGACTTCTGCTTCCCAGAGAGACTCACTCTGCAGAGAGCTTGAAGTTTGCGCAGGAATTCGCTCTGAAAGATGATGATGTTCTCGCGGTTACGTACCCGAAGTCAG GGACGATCTGGATGCAGGAGATCCTCCCGCTGGTGCTTAGTGGCGGAGATCTGACTCCCGTCCAAACGGTCGTGAACTGGGACCGGGTCCCGTGGCTGGAGGAAAAGAGGCTGGCGCAGGTTGTGGATAAGCTGGTGTCGCCCCGTGCGCTCGTCACACATTTTCAATACAGCTTCATGCCGCCTTCCTTCCGCACGTCCAAAGCCAAA GTAGTTTATGTCCTGAGGAACCCAAAAGACGTCCTGGTGTCTTCATATTACTTCCACCAGATGGCCGCCTTCCTGGAGGATCCGGGGACTTTTGATGAGTTCATGGAAATATTCCTGGATGGTAGAG ttgtCTTTGGGAAATGGACAGACCATGTAAAGAGTTGGAAAAATGCAGAGCTAGGAGACAGGATACTTTTCATCACTTATGAGGAAATGGTTCAG GACCTGCCCGCTTCCATCAGGCGCATTTCTGACTTCTTGCGCAGGAACCTGAGTGAAGACGTCATTCACAAGATAGCGGAGAATTGCTCTTTCCAGAGCATGAAGGCCAACGCCATGTCCAACTTCAGCCTCTGCCCAAAGGAGTACATGGACAGCGACAAGTCTCCTTTCCTGAGGAAAG GGATCGCAGGAGACTGGAAAAACCACTTCAACTCAGAGCAACTGGCCCGATTTAAGTCTGTGATCACTAAAGAGTTGGAGGGAGAGAACTTCTCTCTGCCGTGGAGCTTGGACTGA
- the tmem147 gene encoding BOS complex subunit TMEM147 has product MTLFHFGNCFALAYFPYFITYKCSGLSEYNAFWRCVQAGATYLFVQLCKMLFLATFFPTWEGGAGAYDFVGEFMKSTVDLADLLGLHLVMSRNAGKGEYKIMVAAMGWATAELVMSRFLPLWVGARGIEFDWKYIQMSFDSNISLVHYIAMAAVVWMFTRYDLPKTFRLPVTVLLALCVYKAFLIELFVHVFVLGSWMVLLVKAVLTGAVSLCSLFLFVTLVHSN; this is encoded by the exons ATGACACTTTTTCACTTTGGAAACTGCTTTGCCCTGGCTTATTTCCCTTACTTCATCACATACAAATGCAGCGGCCT CTCGGAGTACAATGCTTTCTGGAGATGCGTCCAGGCAGGAGCAACGTACCTGTTTGTCCAACTTTGCAAA ATGCTGTTTCTCGCTACATTTTTCCCAACCTGGGAAGGAGGAGCCGGCGCTTATGACTTTGTAGGG GAGTTCATGAAGTCCACAGTGGACCTGGCTGACCTGCTGGGTCTCCATCTGGTGATGTCTCGTAATGCTGGGAAGGGAGAGTATAAGATCATGGTCGCTGCCATGGGCTGGGCGACGGCAGAGCTTGTGATGTCGAG GTTTCTTCCCCTGTGGGTCGGCGCCAGAGGAATCGAGTTTGATTGGAAGTACATCCAGATGAGCTTTGACTCAAACATTAGTTTG GTCCATTACATCGCCATGGCGGCTGTTGTGTGGATGTTCACTCGATACGACCTCCCTAAGACCTTCAGGCTGCCTGTTACTGTGCTGCTGGCTCTGTGTGTGTACAAAGCCTTTTTAATAGA GTTGTTTGTCCATGTCTTCGTGCTGGGCAGCTGGATGGTGTTGCTGGTGAAAGCCGTCCTGACTGGCGCCGTCTCTCTCTGCTCACTTTTCCTGTTTGTCACTCTGGTTCACAGCAActga